From the Polaribacter tangerinus genome, the window ACCATTAAACTTCCGGTAGATGTTCCTAAAAATAAATCGTACTCATTGCCCTGATTTTTCATTAAGTATTGTGCAACACCACCAGCAAATGCCCCTTTACTTCCGCCTCCAGAAATTACCAATGCTTTTTTCATTATCTATAATGTTTTGTTTACTTTAGTGCTATAAAAATAATAAAATGAGTAGAATAAACCCCTTTATTTTTGGTTTCCTTTTTTTAATTTCTTGCACACAAGAATATCAACCTAGAAAAATAGAAAAAGTTACCATTACCACACATAAAATTGATAGTAGCAGCATTAGAACTCTTGTAGCAATAGATAACGAGAATATGTCTTTTGCTGGTTCATTAGGTAATTTTTCTACGACATCAAATGGTGGAAAAACTTGGAGTACTCTTACCCTAAAATACCAAGATTCTATTGTACCTCATTTTAGAAGTTTAGCATTTAACGGTCACGATTATTTTGCACTTTCCATAGGAAACCCTGCATTGCTTTATAAAATATCTGAAGACAAAGCAACTATTGTTTATAGCGAATCTCATGAAAATGTTTTTTATGATGCCCTTACTTTTTTTGATGACAATAGACATGGAATTGCTGTAGGCGATCCTACAGAAAATTGTGCTTCTATTATAATTACAGCTGATAGTGGAGAAACGTGGCAAAAAATTCCTTGTGATAATTTACCTGAAATTGCCCAAGGAGAAGCATTTTTTGCAGCAAGCAATACCAATATCAAAACAATGGGAAGCACCGTTTGGATTGCTTCTGGAGGCACCAAAGCAAGGGTTTTAAAATCGACTAATTTTGGCAAATCTTGGCAGGTATACAATACGCCTATTGCACAAGGAAATGGCCCACAAGGCATTTACTCTATAGATTTTTATGACGAAAATAATGGGTTTATAATTGGCGGTAATTACGAAAAACCTACAGAAAATAATGCTAACAAAGCACTAACTACCGATGGTGGAAAAACATGGCAACTCGTCGGTATAAACACGACTCCGAACTATAAGAGTTGTGTACAATATCTACCAAATACGGGTGGTAAAGAACTATTTGTTGTAGGAAAAACAGGAATCTCTTTTTCTAATGATGGTGGTAAAACGTTTTCTGATGTTTCTAAAGATGGTTTTTATGCAATTCAGTTTGTAGATGAAAATACTGCTTGGCTTACCGGACACAAAAAAGTTGGAAAAATGAGTTTACAAAAAAAGTAAGCAAGGGAAATTTTCCCTTGCCTACTTTGATAACGTTGTTTAATAAAGTCCCTAACCTTCATTAAAATATTATCTATTTCAAATTTAGAAAAATAAACGTCATTTATAAAGTTGTTTACGATAATTCAGGGTTTTTCCCCTTTACACCTTCAAAAAAACTACGAAAATGTTTAAAATCATTTTCTTTGTTGTCTGTTGTATAATAAGGAGGAGAAATTTTTACTTTTTTATTTTCGAAATCTAAAGTTGCCATCACTACAGGTACATTTGCTCCTTTAGCAATATAGTAAAAACCTGTTTTCCATTGTATAACTTTTTTTCTCGTTCCTTCTGGAGACAAGCCCAATCGAAACTCTTCTTTACTGTTAAAAGTTTTTATAACAGCTTCTACTAAATTATTACTAGTAGAACGATTAACAGGAGTACCACCTAATACTCTAAAAAAATAACCAAAAGGCCATTTAAATAACGCATCTTTTCCAATAAAATGAATCATGGTACCACAGCTAATTCGTGTTAAAATTGCAATAGGAAAATCTACCCAACTAGTATGAGGTGCTGCAATAACTACGTATTTTTTTAAATTTTTAGGAAAATCATTTTCTATTTTCCAACCAAGTAACTTGTGTAAAATAAATTTTGAAATGTATTTCAATAGTATATTAATTATGTACGATTTATAAAAATATCTTTAATTCGGTAATAATCTATTATAAAGTTATAAATTTAAGCACTAAAATTGAAATAATGACAGATTTTTTAAGCTACTTACTTATTGCTTTTATTTTTGTTGTAATCGGCTTATTTGTAGGTAGGTTACTAGCAAAATCAGCTTTACAAAAAGAAAAATTAACGTTAGAAAAAGAAAATTCTAGTTTAAATGCTAGTGTTATAATGCTAGAGCAGGCAAAAGATATGGCTAACAATAACCTTATTTCTTGTCAGAAAGAACTACGAAATACACAACTAGAAAAAGAGGCACTTATTTCTGAAAAAACGAGATTGGAAACAGAATTTAAAAACACTGCAATTAAATTAAATGAAAATAAAAAGGAACTTGATAAATTAAACACCAAATATTTAAAAGAGTTCGAAAATCTTGCTACTAAAATATTAGAAGATAATTCAACAAAATTTAAAAACCAGAATAAAGAAAGTATTAGTGCTATTTTAAACCCTTTAAAAGAAAAAATAGAGGGTTTTGAAAAGAAAGTATCAGAATCTCAAGAAAAGAGCGTTGGCATGCATGCTGCCTTAAAAGAGCAGTTGGGAAGCCTTAAACAGCTTAATTTACAAATGAGTAAAGAGGCAATTAATTTAACAAAAGCACTTAAAGGAGATAATAAAACACAAGGAGATTGGGGAGAAACTCAATTAGAAATTTTATTAGAGAAAGCCAAACTTACCAAAGAAATTCATTTTACTACACAAGGCGGTTACAGAGATAGTGCTGGTAAGTTAAAAAAGCCAGATTTTGTAATTAATTTACCCGAGAACAGGCACTTAATTATTGATGCTAAAGTTTCACTTACCGCTTATGAAAACTATTTTTCTTCTGAAAATGAAATAGAAAAAGAAAAATATCTAAAAAGTCATATAGAAAGTATAAGGTCTCACTTTAAAGATTTAAGTGATAAAAAATATGAAGATTTGTACGAAATTAATTCGCCTGATTATGTACTTATGTTTGTACCTATAGAACCAGCATTAATGATTGCTTTAAATAAAGTAAATAATTTGTATTTAGAAGCTCTAGACAAAAACATTGTATTGGTATCTACATCTACTCTTTTGGCTACATTAAGTACTGTTTCTTCTATGTGGAGACAAGAAAATCAAAAAAGAAATGTATTAGAAATTTCTAAACAAGCTGCTGCACTTTATGACCAATTTGTAAATCTTACCGATGATTTGTTAAAGGTTGGCAGTCAATTAAAAACGGTGCAAGGTAGTTACGATTCATCAATGAAAAAATTAACAGGCAGTAGAAACTTGATTAAAAAAGTAGAAAAAATAAAACAACTAGGTATCAACACTTCCAAAAAAATCAATCAGAAATTATTAGATAATACCGAAGATGAAGCCTAGAGATAGTAAATTCTTAATTAGTTTCCTACCTCATTTATAAATTGAATACGCATTAACCTCAGTTCTTCTTCATCATAATCACCATCAAATTCATCTAAAGCATCTTGTATTTTATCAGTTTCAGCTTCCATAAAATACTCGTGAATTTCTTCCTGCTGATCTTCATCTAAAAGATCATCTAACGCATAGCTAATGTTAAGTTTAGTACCCGAATAAATAATAGCTTCCATTTCCTTAATTAATTCATTCATTTCTAAGCCTTTCGATTTAGCAATGTCCTCTAAAGGTAATTTTCTGTCAGTATTTTGAATAATATATAATTTTAGTCCAGAATTTGTACCGGTACTTTTTACAATTAAATCGTCTGGCCTCAAAATGTCATTTTCTGAAACATAAGCCTCTATAAGAGAAACAAACTCTTTACCAAACTTTCTAGCTTTTCCTTCTCCAACTCCATGAACTGTAGATAATTCTTCTAGATTAATAGGATATTTTAGCGCCATATCATCTAAAGAAGGGTCCTGAAAAACTGCAAAAGGAGGAACTCCTGCTTTAGAAGCTACCTTTTTACGTAAATCTTTTAACAGTTTTATTAGGTTAGCATCTGCTACTGCACCAGAAGATTTACTGTTCGTAATAATGGTTTGGTCATTTTCTTCTGAATATGAATGGTCTTCAGTCATCATAAATGAAGTGGGTTTTTCTAAAAAACGCTCTCCTTCTGATGTTAATTTTATAACGCCGTATTGCTCAATTTCCTTTTTAATAAAATTAACCACTAAAACTTGGCGAATTAGTGCCATCCAATATGCTGGTTTTTTATCTTTTCCAACACCAAAAAATGGTTGTAAATGTGTTTTATGCGAGGTTAGCAAAGCATTTTCTTTACCTACCAAGGTGTTTACAATTTCTTTGGATTTATATTTTTGAAGTGTATTTTTAACGACGGATAGTAATTTGATTACATTGTCTTTAGCTTCATGTTTTTTCTTTGGATTCCTAGAATTATCATCCATATCTGCCCCTTCTCCATTCACATCATCAAACTCTTCACCAAAATAGTGTAATAAATATTTTCTTCTATTCATAGAGGTTTCTGCATATCCAACCACTTCTTGTAACAATGCATGCCCAATTTCTTGCTCGGCAATGGGTTTGCTAGCCATAAACTTCTCTAACTTTTCTATGTCTTTATATGCATAAAACGCTAAACAATACCCTTCGCCATCATCTCTACCAGCTCTACCCGTTTCTTGATAATAGCTTTCTAAACTTTTAGGAATATCGTGGTGAATTACATAGCGAACATCTGGTTTGTCTATTCCCATACCAAAAGCAATGGTCGCTACAACAACATCGCAGTCTTCCATTAAAAACATATCTTGGTGTTTTACTCTTGTTTTGGCATCTAAACCTGCATGATAAGGAACTGCATTGATGCCATTTACTTGTAAAATTTGTGCAATCTCCTCAACTTTCTTACGGCTTAAACAGTATATAATTCCAGATTTTCCTATTCGCTGCTTTACAAAACGAATAATATCTTTTTCTACCTCTTTTGTTTTTGGTCGAACTTCATAAAATAAATTTGCTCTATTAAAAGAAGCTTTAAATCTATTTGCTTCTTGTATTCCTAAAGTTTTTAGAATATCTTCTTGAACCTTTTCTGTAGCAGTGGCTGTTAAACAAATTACAGGAACATTGTCTATAGCTTTAATAATATGACGTAAATTTCTATATTCTGGTCTAAAATCGTGGCCCCATTCCGAAATACAATGTGCCTCATCTATGGCTACAAAAGAAATTTTTTGAGTTCTTAAAAAAGTAACATATTCTTCTTTTATTAAAGATTCTGGTGCTACATATAGTAATTTAGTAACGCCACTTTCAATATCTTCTTTAACTTGTGCTACTTCAGATTTGTTTAAAGACGAATTTAACACATGAGCAACCCCATGGTTTTCTGAAATTCCTCTAATAGCATCTACCTGGTTTTTCATCAAAGCAATTAATGGAGAAACCACAATTGCGGTACCATCTTGCATCAAAGCCGGCAATTGGTAGCATAAAGATTTACCACCACCAGTAGGCATAATTACAAAAGTATTGTTGCCTTCTACAATACTTTTTATTACTTGTTCTTGTAAGCCTTTAAATTTATTAAATCCAAAATACTTTTTAAGAGGACCGTGTAAATCCATTGAAATTTATATTCTATTAATTTATTTAACAATAAAAGGGAGCACAAATTACTAAACCTAATTATTGTCACTATTTTTTTTAGTAAATTTGCTCCTTTCTTAATCTAAAGATATAACTTTTTTTTATTCTGATAAAATACAAAACGTTTGAAAAATTCTACCTCTATAATTTCATTAGCAAAAGAAACGATTTTAATCGAAAGTAATGCCATTGCTAATTTAGTAAACTTGCTTGATGATCACTTTGAAAATGCCGTTAATTTTATTTTAAATGCCAATGGTAGAGTTATTGTTACTGGTATTGGAAAAAGTGCAAATATAGGAACTAAAATAGTAGCTACGTTAAATTCTACAGGAACACCTGCAATTTTTATGCACGCTGCAGATGCCATACATGGCGATTTAGGAAATGTGCAAGAAAATGACGTTGTAATTTGTATTTCTAAAAGTGGAAATACTCCAGAAATTAAAGTGTTAATACCTCTTATTAAGAATTATGGTAATAAAATTATTGCCATTACAGGAAATATAAATTCATTTTTAGGAAAAAATGCCGATTTTCCTTTAAACACGTTTGTAGAAAAAGAAGCCTGCCCAAATAACCTAGCTCCTACCACAAGCACTACTGCTCAACTAGTTATGGGTGATGCTTTGGCGGTTTGTTTGCAAAGCTTACGCGGATTTTCTAGTAAAGATTTTGCAAAATACCACCCGGGTGGCGCCTTAGGTAAACGTTTGTATTTAAGAGTTAGTGACCTAATTAAAAATAATCAAGTTCCAAAAATCAATAGTAATGATACTGTAGCAGATGTAATTGTAGAAATATCAGAAAAAAGATTGGGAGTTACCGCTGTTTTGGAAAACAATATTTTAGTAGGCATTATTACCGATGGAGATATTCGTAGGATGCTTTCTAAAAACACCAATATACAGCCTATTACTGCCAAAGAAATAATGGGTAAAAACCCTAAAACTATCTCTATAGATGCAATGGCTATAGAAGCTTTAGAAAAATTAGAACAAAATAATATTACTCAAATTTTAGTAGTAGACGAAAACAATAACTATTGTGGTGTTGTTCATTTACACGATTTAATTAAAGAAGGAATATTCTAATGGCAAATTCACAAAAAGAAATGTCTTTTTTGGGACACCTCGAAGAGTTAAGATGGCATTTAGTTAGAAGTGCCTCTGCAATTTTTATTGTAGGAATTTTATTGTTTGTATTTCAGAAAGAAGTGTATGAACATTTTTTGTTGGCGCATAGAAAACCTGACTTTATTACCTATCAATTATTTTGTGATTTCTTTAATTTATTTGGAGCAGATAGTACTTTTTGCAATGTTGTTTTTAAAGACAACTTAATCAGTTTAAAACCTACACAACAGTTAATGAATGCAATTTGGTCTTCATTAATATTAGGTATTATTCTTTCTTTTCCTTATTTACTATGGGAAATTTGGCGTTTTATATCTCCAGGATTAACAAAAAAAGAAATTAGTAGTTCTAGAGGTTTTATTTTTATAGCTTCTTTTTTATTTTTTTGCGGAATAGCTTTTAGTTTTTACGTAATTGCTCCTATTTCAATACACTTTTTATACAACTATCAAATTACAGACTTAATTCAAAATAACTTTACAATGGATTCTCACATCGGACTCGTAACCAACATGTTACTAGGTGTTTCCATTCTCTTTGAATTACCAGTATTAGTCTATTTTTTAACCAAAATAGGATTGGTTACTCCAGAATTTTTAAAGAAATACAGAAAACATGCCTTGGTAGTAGTGCTTATTTTGGCAGCTATTATTACACCACCAGATGTTGCTAGCCAAATAATAGTAGCAATTCCTATTCTTTTTCTTTATGAAATAAGTATAAAGGTTTCTAAAGTAGTGATTAAAAATCAACAAAAAAGAGAAAAATCATCCTCTTAATCTTGTATTTTACATCTTTAAAAATTCATTAAGAAAATTACAACAAACAAATTAGTACTTTTACATTATTATAGATTAAAAGATGATTTTAAAAGCAGATAATATTCAAAAAATTTACGGCAGTAGAAAAGTTGTAAAAGGCATTTCTTTAGAAGTTCAACAAGGTGAAATTATTGGTCTTTTAGGGCCAAATGGAGCCGGTAAAACAACCTCTTTTTACATGATTGTTGGAATGATAAAACCAAATGCTGGAAATATTTACCTAAATGACCAAGAAATTACAGAAGATGCGATGTATAAACGCGCACAAAAAGGAATAGGTTATTTGGCACAAGAAGCCTCTGTTTTTAGAAAACTTTCTGTAGAAGAAAATATTATGTCGGTATTGCAATTTACAGGTCTCTCAAAAAAAGAACAAAAAATAAAATTAGAATCACTTATAGAAGAGTTTAATATTGGTCATGTTCGTAAAAATAGAGGTGATTTATTGTCTGGTGGAGAGCGAAGAAGAACAGAAATAGCAAGGTGTTTAGCCTCTGACCCAAACTTTATATTGTTAGATGAACCTTTTGCGGGTGTAGATCCTATTGCGGTAGAAGATATTCAAAGCATTGTAGCACAATTAAAAAATAAAAATATTGGTATTTTAATAACCGATCATGATGTTCAAGCAACACTAGCAATTACCGATAAAACCTATTTAATGTACAACGGAAGTATATTAAAAGAAGGAACTCCAGAAGAATTAGCAGCTGATGAAATGGTGCGTAAAGTATATTTAGGTAAAGACTTCGAATTAAAAAAGAAGAAAGTATTCTAAAAAATCTTTACCTTTTGTTCTAATATAATTCACAAATTTTATTCAGCCAATCGACTTTTAGCGTATTTTTAGTTTTTTAGCCTATCTTTTTAGATATCATTAACAAATAACACTAAGTTTTAAACTACTGGTAATTATCATCAAAAAAAATAGGTGTAAATTTATACTTTAAGTTGCCTATTTCTATAGTTTGCAATTATAGACAGGAAAACATATAAGGTTATTATTAAAGGGATAGATGCATATTGCAGTGTGATAATGCATAAAATAGAGACTATTAAAAATAAATACTTAATGATGTTATTTTTTAAAGAATACTCTTTAAATTTTAATGAAAATAACGGCAATTCTGCATTCATTAAAAACGTTAATAAAATAGTAATTATTAGTAAAAAATAATGATTACTAATTAGGTTATACATCCACTCAATATCTGAATATTCTAAAATTAAAGGGAGTGATATTACAAATAAACTCATTGCAGGTGTTGGTAACCCAATAAAAGAATCTGTTTGCCTAGTATCAATATTAAATTTTGCCAATCGGTAACATGCTCCTAAAGTTAACAATAACCCTACATAAGGTAATAATTCTATTCTATCACCAGACCAAATTACACTATCCGATTCGTAATTGTAACTGGAAAAAACACTGTTATTTGCCAGTAAATTTACCATAATTATACCAGGCACAACTCCACTAGTTACCATATCTGCTAAAGAATCCAATTGCTTACCTAGCTCGCCAGATACATGTAATAATCGAGCAGCAAAACCATCAAAAAAATCAAAAAATATTCCTAGAATAACAAAAAAAGCAGCCAATTCAAAAGCCTCATTTACTGCAAAAATAGTGGCAACTGCACCACAAAAAAGGTTGGCAAGTGTTATAATATTGGGAATATGTTTTTTAAAACTCATGTTCATATAAATTGATAAAGTGGCTAAAATAAGAAATACTAATTTGAGGATTTTATAAAATTGCTTTTTTTTGATTATTTTTAAAAATTAACCTAATACTACAAACATATGCCAATTGTAAAATCTGACTTCTCTCCTACTTTACCATTTAAAAATGGTCATTTTAACACAATGTACAGACCTTTGTTTATGAAAGATACATGTAAATACGATAGAAAAAGAATTTCAACTTGGGATGATGATTTTATAGATTTAGATTTTTCTTTTGTGGGTGGTAACACACTCATACTTTTAATACATGGCTTAGAAGGAAGCTCCGATTCTAAATATATTGCTGCCAATTGTAACCATTTAAATTCGGCAGGTTTAGATACGGTATGTTTTAATTTAAGAAGCTGTAGCGGAGAAGATAATTTATTACTAACAACTTACCATAGCGGTAAAACCGAAGATGTAGATTTTGTGGTAAATCACTTAGCAGAAAACTACAATTATACAAACATAGTAATTGTTGGTTTTAGTTTAGGAGGAAATTTAACACTAAAATACCTTGGTGAGTATCATAATAAAATACCATCAATAGTAAAAGGAGGAATTGCTGTTTCTGTTCCTGTAGATATTGCAACTGCAGAAAAAGAAATGGAAAAATTAAAGAACAAATTATATTTAGAAATCTTCTTTAAAACCATGAAAAATAAAATTCTAGAAAAAGCATACAAATTTCCATCGTATCATTTAGATAAAGAAAAACTCTTTAAAGCCACAAAGTTTATTCATTTAGAAGAACTATATACGGTTCCTGTTTTTGGTTTTGAGAGTCCGCAAGATTATTGGAAAAAAGCAAGCTCAAAACCTTATCTATCGAAAATTGATAGACCAACAATATTAATAAATGCAAAAGATGATACTTTTTTATCTCCAGAATGTTACCCTCAAAAAGAAGCTATTCAATCGGAATATTTTTATTTAGAAACTCCAAATTTTGGAGGACATTGTGGATTCATGACTTCTTTTAAAGCTCATGAGAATAAATGGTTAGAAAAAAGAATTGTGAAATTTATAAACGAGACCATAGGTGTTTTTTAAACAATAACTTTTTAATTGTGGAGTTAGTTTAATAGTAATTTCGGATATTTGTTAAAATAATAGCATGCTTTTGAAACATAAATTTTTTCTTTTATTTTTAGTGATTCATTCGCTTTTAAACGCACAATCATTTAGAAATTACAGTAACGAATTTCTATCTATTGGTGTAGATGCGGCATCACTCGGTATGAGTAAATCTGTGGTAGCTACTGCAAACAATGCAAATGCTATTTATTGGAATCCTGCAGGTTTGGTAGGAATAGAAGATTACCAAGGTTCTGTAATGCATGCCTCTTATTTTGCAGGAATTGCCAACTACAACCATGCTGCATTTGCCATGCCCATAGACAAAGAAAGTGCTATCGGTTTTTCTATAATTCGTTTTGGTGTTGATGATATTTTAAACACCACAGAACTAATTGACAATCAGGGAAACATAGACTTTAACAATGTGAGCTTGTTTTCTGCTGCAGATTATGCCTTTCATTTTGCCTATGCTAGAAATTTAATTTTTAAAGACTTAAAATTTGGCGTAAATGCCAAAATTATTCGAAGAATAATTGGTGAATTTGCTACTTCATGGGGTTTTGGTTTTGATGCTGGTATTCAATTTGAAAGAAATTCATGGAAATTTGGTGTAATGGCTAGAGATATTACTACAACTTACAATACATGGTCGGTAAATGAAAATGAATTTGAAAAAATAAAAAATGCTATTCCTGGTCAAAACCAAGAACTACCAGAAACTACCGAAATTACAAAACCAAAAATTCAGTTAGGTATTGCAAAAGATTGGAGATTGAGTCGTTTTATGAATTTACTAAGTGAAGTTAATTTCAATATACGATTTGCAGAAACTAACGATTTAATTGCTACCAATTTTGCTAGTATAGATCCGTCAATTGGCTTTCAAATAGATTATGATAAATTGGTGTTTTTAAGAGCAGGCGTTGGCAATTTTCAATATATTTCGGAATTCGATAATTCGCAGTCGGTTACGCTACAACCCAATTTTGGAGTTGGTTTCAATTACCGCGGAATAACAGTAGATTATGCTCTTACTAATATTGGTAGTGTTGGTAACGCTCTATATTCTAATATTTTTTCTATAACATTTGACTATCGTTTCTTTAGACGCTAAAAATTATGATAAAAAAAATATTTCTATCCGTATTAATTGTTATTCTTACACTTTTAAAAACAACGGCTCAAGTAAATCTTTCTGTATATTCAGAAATATCTATAATTACTGCAGGACCTGGAGAAAAATTATATGAAAAATTTGGGCATTCGGCTATTAGAGTTAAAGACCCAGTTTTAAATTTAGACCTTATTTATAATTATGGCATATTCGATTTTAACGCTCCTAACTTCTTACTAAATTTTGCTCAGGGTAAAATGTTTTATTTACTTGCTAGGTACGATTTTAAATACTTTTTAGCAAGTTATAAAAATGATAAAAGGTGGTTAAAAGAGCAAATATTAAATTTAAATCAGGCTCAGAAACAACACTTTTTTAGCTATTTAGAAAATAATGCTTTAAAAGAAAATGCGACTTATTTATACGACCCTTTTTTTAACAATTGTGCCACAAAAATAAAGGACATTTCTAAAACTATACTGTCTAACAATATTGTTTTTGAAGATATAGTAACTAATACTTCCTTAAGAAACTTACTCAATAAAGAAATTCATTTTAATAGCTGGGGAAATGTAGGAATTAATCTTATTACTGGAACTATTTTAGATACTAAAAGAACAAAAGAAGCCTATATGTATTTGCCCGACTATGTGTACAGCTATTTTAAAACAGCTAAAATTGTTACTAACAATTCAGAAATACCCTTAGTTAAAAAAGAAAACGTATTGTTAGATTTTAAAGAGCCAAGAACAACATTAAAATTGTTTAGCCCTGCAATACTATTCTCATTCTTGTTTAGTATCATACTGTGGTTTACATGGCGAGATTTTAAAGCAAAAAATGGAATAACAGTTATAGATGTTATCTTGTTTTTCTTAACAGGGTTTGTTGGCTTGATACTAAGCTACTTATGGTTATTTTCTGACCACTCAACCGCTCCGAACAATTTTAATATTTTTTGGGCTTTTCC encodes:
- the lptB gene encoding LPS export ABC transporter ATP-binding protein, which gives rise to MILKADNIQKIYGSRKVVKGISLEVQQGEIIGLLGPNGAGKTTSFYMIVGMIKPNAGNIYLNDQEITEDAMYKRAQKGIGYLAQEASVFRKLSVEENIMSVLQFTGLSKKEQKIKLESLIEEFNIGHVRKNRGDLLSGGERRRTEIARCLASDPNFILLDEPFAGVDPIAVEDIQSIVAQLKNKNIGILITDHDVQATLAITDKTYLMYNGSILKEGTPEELAADEMVRKVYLGKDFELKKKKVF
- a CDS encoding CDP-alcohol phosphatidyltransferase family protein, with translation MSFKKHIPNIITLANLFCGAVATIFAVNEAFELAAFFVILGIFFDFFDGFAARLLHVSGELGKQLDSLADMVTSGVVPGIIMVNLLANNSVFSSYNYESDSVIWSGDRIELLPYVGLLLTLGACYRLAKFNIDTRQTDSFIGLPTPAMSLFVISLPLILEYSDIEWMYNLISNHYFLLIITILLTFLMNAELPLFSLKFKEYSLKNNIIKYLFLIVSILCIITLQYASIPLIITLYVFLSIIANYRNRQLKV
- a CDS encoding oxidoreductase, whose product is MSRINPFIFGFLFLISCTQEYQPRKIEKVTITTHKIDSSSIRTLVAIDNENMSFAGSLGNFSTTSNGGKTWSTLTLKYQDSIVPHFRSLAFNGHDYFALSIGNPALLYKISEDKATIVYSESHENVFYDALTFFDDNRHGIAVGDPTENCASIIITADSGETWQKIPCDNLPEIAQGEAFFAASNTNIKTMGSTVWIASGGTKARVLKSTNFGKSWQVYNTPIAQGNGPQGIYSIDFYDENNGFIIGGNYEKPTENNANKALTTDGGKTWQLVGINTTPNYKSCVQYLPNTGGKELFVVGKTGISFSNDGGKTFSDVSKDGFYAIQFVDENTAWLTGHKKVGKMSLQKK
- a CDS encoding 1-acyl-sn-glycerol-3-phosphate acyltransferase — its product is MKYISKFILHKLLGWKIENDFPKNLKKYVVIAAPHTSWVDFPIAILTRISCGTMIHFIGKDALFKWPFGYFFRVLGGTPVNRSTSNNLVEAVIKTFNSKEEFRLGLSPEGTRKKVIQWKTGFYYIAKGANVPVVMATLDFENKKVKISPPYYTTDNKENDFKHFRSFFEGVKGKNPELS
- a CDS encoding KpsF/GutQ family sugar-phosphate isomerase, which codes for MKNSTSIISLAKETILIESNAIANLVNLLDDHFENAVNFILNANGRVIVTGIGKSANIGTKIVATLNSTGTPAIFMHAADAIHGDLGNVQENDVVICISKSGNTPEIKVLIPLIKNYGNKIIAITGNINSFLGKNADFPLNTFVEKEACPNNLAPTTSTTAQLVMGDALAVCLQSLRGFSSKDFAKYHPGGALGKRLYLRVSDLIKNNQVPKINSNDTVADVIVEISEKRLGVTAVLENNILVGIITDGDIRRMLSKNTNIQPITAKEIMGKNPKTISIDAMAIEALEKLEQNNITQILVVDENNNYCGVVHLHDLIKEGIF
- a CDS encoding ATP-dependent DNA helicase RecQ, giving the protein MDLHGPLKKYFGFNKFKGLQEQVIKSIVEGNNTFVIMPTGGGKSLCYQLPALMQDGTAIVVSPLIALMKNQVDAIRGISENHGVAHVLNSSLNKSEVAQVKEDIESGVTKLLYVAPESLIKEEYVTFLRTQKISFVAIDEAHCISEWGHDFRPEYRNLRHIIKAIDNVPVICLTATATEKVQEDILKTLGIQEANRFKASFNRANLFYEVRPKTKEVEKDIIRFVKQRIGKSGIIYCLSRKKVEEIAQILQVNGINAVPYHAGLDAKTRVKHQDMFLMEDCDVVVATIAFGMGIDKPDVRYVIHHDIPKSLESYYQETGRAGRDDGEGYCLAFYAYKDIEKLEKFMASKPIAEQEIGHALLQEVVGYAETSMNRRKYLLHYFGEEFDDVNGEGADMDDNSRNPKKKHEAKDNVIKLLSVVKNTLQKYKSKEIVNTLVGKENALLTSHKTHLQPFFGVGKDKKPAYWMALIRQVLVVNFIKKEIEQYGVIKLTSEGERFLEKPTSFMMTEDHSYSEENDQTIITNSKSSGAVADANLIKLLKDLRKKVASKAGVPPFAVFQDPSLDDMALKYPINLEELSTVHGVGEGKARKFGKEFVSLIEAYVSENDILRPDDLIVKSTGTNSGLKLYIIQNTDRKLPLEDIAKSKGLEMNELIKEMEAIIYSGTKLNISYALDDLLDEDQQEEIHEYFMEAETDKIQDALDEFDGDYDEEELRLMRIQFINEVGN
- the rmuC gene encoding DNA recombination protein RmuC, with amino-acid sequence MTDFLSYLLIAFIFVVIGLFVGRLLAKSALQKEKLTLEKENSSLNASVIMLEQAKDMANNNLISCQKELRNTQLEKEALISEKTRLETEFKNTAIKLNENKKELDKLNTKYLKEFENLATKILEDNSTKFKNQNKESISAILNPLKEKIEGFEKKVSESQEKSVGMHAALKEQLGSLKQLNLQMSKEAINLTKALKGDNKTQGDWGETQLEILLEKAKLTKEIHFTTQGGYRDSAGKLKKPDFVINLPENRHLIIDAKVSLTAYENYFSSENEIEKEKYLKSHIESIRSHFKDLSDKKYEDLYEINSPDYVLMFVPIEPALMIALNKVNNLYLEALDKNIVLVSTSTLLATLSTVSSMWRQENQKRNVLEISKQAAALYDQFVNLTDDLLKVGSQLKTVQGSYDSSMKKLTGSRNLIKKVEKIKQLGINTSKKINQKLLDNTEDEA
- the tatC gene encoding twin-arginine translocase subunit TatC, with the translated sequence MANSQKEMSFLGHLEELRWHLVRSASAIFIVGILLFVFQKEVYEHFLLAHRKPDFITYQLFCDFFNLFGADSTFCNVVFKDNLISLKPTQQLMNAIWSSLILGIILSFPYLLWEIWRFISPGLTKKEISSSRGFIFIASFLFFCGIAFSFYVIAPISIHFLYNYQITDLIQNNFTMDSHIGLVTNMLLGVSILFELPVLVYFLTKIGLVTPEFLKKYRKHALVVVLILAAIITPPDVASQIIVAIPILFLYEISIKVSKVVIKNQQKREKSSS